Part of the Anopheles coluzzii chromosome 3, AcolN3, whole genome shotgun sequence genome is shown below.
GTACGTGAGAAGACATCCAAagtggtcgtcgtcgtgtggTGTAAAATGTGAAGAAACACCGCTTAACTTCCTCATATTTCCTGTTTCTGATATTTTGGTATCGTGTACAAAAACAGACAACTTTGTCTTCATTTGAACGGTTGGCTTCTGGTTGTTACACGACACCGTCCGATGTCACAGTGTTATAAGCTTTGTAGGCGCAAATCGGGGATGATCGGGGAGGGACAGGATAAAGTGGCAAGTTTAAACCGATGCCACGTGAGTCTGAGAGCGTAAACTTAATCAGCAAAAGGTAGTGctaccgctgctgccgccgcccggAGAATGAGtttaaatttcttttcaaatACCTGGAACGTGTTTCAGTTTCAGCTGCATTGGAGGATGGGTTTTTGTGGGGGATAACTCATGGCTTTGGGAATCTCATTTTGAATGCGTTTCTACATCCTGCATCTCGGATTACCTGCGGTTAGTATGCGCTGATGGGAAGTGCAATTTCTTGGAAGTGCGCACAATTATCGGAAGGCTACTGTCGTCTGCAAGAATGGTGAGCGTGAAGATATTCGGATTCTATCCCATATTAGTCGTCCGTTCCATttgggatgctgctgcttttccTTACGAAAGTAGCGTGCGTCGTGTAGGCAGGAAATTGAAGTCCGCGGACGCGTTGTTCTCCACCAATCACGCACGTACATGTCATTATTTATGAGTGTCTGTTCGTGATTAAGTTTCTGATGAgattttaatagttttatGTTGAACTATACGTGACTCCAGCTCACTGAGGAGATGGGtggtgaaaaagaaaaatagttGTTGCTTTCAACGCGTTCAGTTGAagtgtttcatttttgtatttaaatgCATGTTTAACGTGCAACGATGTCAACAGTGCAATCGATCAACCACGACGTATATCAATCACACAAATTGTCAATGGTAGAGGGTGTTCGTAGGGATAGCAAGCACTTCTTAAAGTgtgcagataaaaaaaaatcgctagGTTTCCTGTACTTCCAAAACAACGACACCTTCTTCCCTGTACCGCAGTTGCACCGTAGTACACCGTTAACTGCCGCCCGGACAAGGTACAACACGAACGGCTGACAAGCTGACCTTCGGAGTGTTGCTGCGGGCGTTTCCTAAGACGACGAGTGTCAAACGGCTGGTGGTTCAAGATATAAATACCTTTGGGCTAGCCAACTTGACTGTCTATGCCGTTTTAATCttcccatgtgtgtgtgtgtggtgtggttaCTTCCGTGAACCCCAACAGTCAAGTTTACGCACACAGGCGTGCCTATGTGGCGATTACAAGGGGACAAAAACTGACCCGTTTTATGCAAACTTTTGATGCGATGTGAGGTGCATATACGTAGAGGGCAATGCAGCTCGATTACACTATTCACTAACAACAGCGCGTAAGAGGGAGGGCTCACGAAACGAGTTGCGAGATGGAAGAAGTCCGTacatgctgctgcagcacacaACACGCATAAGAAAAAGGCAGTGACCATCCCGTTGCAATGACTTTGACCGCTAATTCAATTAATTTGCATACAAGTGCGGAAACTTTACCCCAATCAGCGATGCAACGATGTGTAACCGGTCGTGTACCAGCTGTTGTAAGCTAGATCTTACAGTTGTACCGGGCATTCCCGATCTTTGAACTTTCTTCTCTCCCCGGTCCGGCCGTTCGTGGCGTGAACAAACGCTACATGGTAATTGCAAAATTAACCGTTAATCAAGCGTGTATGGTTTTACCAAGTTTTGTGTCACCGATTTCACATCCTGTGTAGTGGTTTGGTCCATCGTGGTTTGGCCATTCTGTCCTCACATTCATTCCCGATTGTTTACtaatgttttctctctctctctctctctttctcggaCATCGTTTCAGAATTCGTCCACAGATACCGCGTGAGCTAATCGACATGTGCCGGGTGTGCACGCAGGTCACGCCTGGTGAGCCGCAGGTTTTGCTCGGATCCGATAAGGCCTTTACCTTCGACTATGTGTTCGATATGAGTACGACGCAGGTAAGTGTTAAAACATAGGCGCGCGGAGCTTCCACCAAGGTTCCGGTAGAAATCCAACGATACCAAAGCGCCGCAAACGTTTTGTCCATGGACggcgtgtggtggtggtgtgggttGCCTGCTGCGTACGTTGTTGCGTAGGATGTTGGAGCGTGTTCGTGGGCCCATGGATCCAACACAAAACGCGCCATTAGCGCTAGCTGGCTGACttgaccgaccgaccggctgGCCTTCCTCTTCTAAGAAAGCGCTGCTGAGTGGAGAAATCAGCTGAGTGTCGTTTGTAAAACGCCATTGATAATAGAGAACGATTTGTTGTCATCGAATCGATTATCGTTTGCTTCGGAGGTATCACGGCTGCATTCGCATGTTGCAGCACACACTGTGTTTTGTTATCATTTGTTCCCGCACAGGGGTGTAATGTTGAATGATGATAAGCGATAACAATGCATCTTCCCGTGGGTCACAGCTAGACTGGACTGGACAACAGGTTAAGGTGTACATACGACGTAAGgggttttatttcctttcgATAACTGTTAGCATAATCTACTTTGTTTGCATTACGGCCAACCATTTCAGCCAAGTCGTTGAGGTTCGTTTGCCTTTTTGTGTTATCTTTTGTACTGCGGGTGAGTTGTCGCCTTTGGCAGTGGCACATCAAAAGAGGCTTCTATTTTATAAGGAACAATATTTGCCATCATCTTttcgtgtgttgtttgtgtcgCTTGTAACAAACGGGACACGCTGCTGGTGGTAGCACAGTGGCAGCGGGAAAAAATGATGCATTCACGTTGTGCAAGCGCTCAACAGTTATGGTGGAGGGATTGTAAGGTGTAGATAACGCACGCGTATGTGGGCGCACGTGCAGCGTTTTCAGGAGACGAGCCCCAACCAGTGTTGTTGATGGCTTGGCACCTTTCAGCAGTTTCTTTTacgctcgttttttttgtaatgtcgACGAGATGAAAAGATGGAATGAAACATGAGACGTGTGTATTTTCACTTGTTGTATGGCATCTACCGTTTGCTACGGAATGGTTTGTTGTGTTAGAACTAGAACATCGGGCATGATAGATGTGCTTCCAAGGTGTCTCAATCTCGCCACGACATTTCAGCTATACTATGTAAGAGATACGTAGCTAACAATAGGAAGATGAGAACGGTGGCGGATAGATCTCGTGCACCATTCCTCATGCTCAGCATGGCGCTTATGAGGCCACCAGCTTCAACGGATGTACCCGCCGGAGAAGATGCGCTCTTTACCGGttgaaccgtttttttttatggatccatgaaagaagaaacaaaccaTCACAGTTGGAGGCACACCGGCTCGTTCTTCAAAATATCATTTGacagtgtgtggtggtggacgGGTGTGTCGGCATGGCATGGCATTTGTTTATTTCCGGCTGCTGGGCAGGGAACAGGTGGGGGTCCAGCGTGTTTGGTGGTGTGGTGCATTACCAAATTGTGAACGCACGGAAATGTGTCGTGTTTGGAGTAAAGCACACAAACTCCGGAGCTCGGTGCACGACCTCCTCGGTTCCATGTTGGGAGAAGAACCACAAGCTAACACGAATGGATGGGATGTACTTTGTGTGTACGTGATTTGTTGctttactgctgctgttactgctgCTATACAATATGCAAAGCAAATGATTACAAAATGCTCTCTTAAGGCATAACAAACAACCGGGCGCGCGACAGTGGCTCGGAGGAGTGGCAATAGCAGCATCCAGCATTTCATTTTACTTATTTGGCATGAAGCGACACTTTTCGTCCAACGTATTTGCAGATTGGGTTCATGCTTGCCGCTGGAACGATTGCTCTTTattttgaagaagaaaataatgtaGGTCGAATGAGTATGAGGGCATAtaaatgcagaaaaaaatgtacagAAAGAGAATAAAATATTTCCGAATATCTTGCAGACTTTGCTATAACTTTATTCTTTTacattgaatattttacaggTGTCCGTGTACAATAACTGCATCGAAAAATTGGTCGATGGCGCACTGCAAGGTTACAATGCTACAGTGTTAGCGTACGGACAGGTGAGTTGCataaacagcagcaacagtttatcgaatgatttttaaaaaaataaaatgattctATTTGCAGACCGGATCTGGTAAAACGTACACGATGGGAACTGGGTTTGAACGAGCCCTGCCAGAGGCACAAGAAGGTATCATCCCGAGAGCAGTCCGGCATCTGTTTGAAGGCATTGCCCAGCTACAGCAAAACCCGTATGACGAGGATGGAACGTACCTGGGCACGGTGACGTTCAGTGTTGCCGCACAGTTTATGGAGCTCTACAATGAAGAAGTTATAGATTTACTGGACCCTTACAATAAAGTAAGTGTGCGAGTTTAGCTTGTTGCGAAAGTGGATCCGTTTTGTAACATTCGCTTCTCTGTTTCCAGGGTGCTCGAGTGTTTAAAATCTTTGAAGATGCGACCGGTGGCATCTCGGTGGCGGGCGCAACTATCAAACCATTGGCTGGTCCTCAGGAAGCTCTGAATTGCTTGCAGCAGGGTGCCCTCGCTCGTACCACCGCCTCTACGCAAATGAACGAACAGTCTTCGCGAAGCCACGCACTGTTCACCATTCTAATCCGAAGGCAGCGTGTCATGACGGCCGAGCAGTGTGGTAACGCTGAAGGTGACACCGAAACGCTCACTTCCAAGTTTCATTTTGTCGATCTGGCTGGTTCGGAACGACTGAAACGTACTGGTGCCACCGGTGAGCGGGCTCGCGAAGGAATCTCCATCAACTGCGGCCTGTTAGCGTTGGGCAATGTCATATCTGCGCTGGGTGATAAGACCATAAAGGTTTCCCATGTACCGTACCGGGACTCCAAGTTGACCCGATTATTGCAGGATTCGCTCGGAGGTTAGTGAGACGGTTTTGGTGTGAGAGCTGGTCGTTTAAGTTGCATAACAATTGTTCACTCTTCTACAGGCAACAGTCAGACGATAATGATTGCATGCGTATCGCCAAGTGATAGAGATTTTATGGAGACGCTAAACACGTTGAAGTATGCCAACCGAGCTCGgaacattaaaaacaaagtacAAATCAACCAAGATCAGAGCTCACGGACCATATCGTTACTGCGGCGAGAAATTGCCAATCTTCAGCTCGAAATTCTCGAATACAAGCAGGTGGGTTTGTTGTGAAAGTGAGTCATGTAACAGAATTATTAATCAGTGTGTATGATCTGTTTTTCTTGTTAAAATGCAGGGCAAACGCAGCATCGATGCCGATGGTAATATAGCCATATCCGATGTGTCACTGGAGAATGAAATGCTATCGCAAGACAATAAGCGACTGCAGCAGCGAGTGAAAGCGATGCAAGAGACTATAAATGCCTTAACGGAAAAGAATGCTGCATTGCAGGCCCAGCAGACGATAGCCTCTCTGCACAAGGCGTCCGCCGCTGGGGACGGTGGTGCTGATGCTGCGAGCACTAACAATGGTTCTAGTCCGGTCGGCACGGCAGGTGGTAACGATTCCGCCATGCAGGAACTGATAGTCGGTTATATCAGCGAGATAGAAAAGCTAAAGGCGAAGCTAATCGAATCGGAACAGATGTTCCAGCAATTCAAAAAAGCTAAGAGCTCGCAATCGAAGCTTGGCATAAAAACGTATCCGTTTATCGAAGATAATCCGGAAACGATGATCAATATGTTAAAGCACGAGATGGAAAAGGAACGAGAAACGCTGATGTCCCGATCGTTACCGGGACTCGAGCACGAATCCAGCAGTATGGACCAGAACTCGGATAGCGATTCGGACACCGAATCGGACGATAAGGCTGAAGTGTTGCGTGCGGAGATGTCCGACGTGAACTCGGACATTGAACTTAAAGTGCGGCTAATAGAACAGCTGGAAGAATCTCAACAGCGGTTGCAGATAATGCGACAACAGTACGAGAAGCAGTTCAACTTGATGAAGGAGAAAATATCCAACACCGAACGTGAGCGTGATGAAGTGCTCGCCACTATCGGCAATGGAGGTACGGGTGCTATGAACAACAAGGGACAAAATTCAGGTAATGAGACGGCTATCAAACGCGTGAAGGAGGATTACGAGCGAAAGCTGAACGAGCTGAGGCGCCAGCTGAACCATTTCCAAGCGACGAACAAAGAACATCTGCGGCTGCAGCGCAATATGCAGGCGCAGGACGCAAAGATCAAAACACTACGAGGTGAACTGGCGGAGCTGAAGCAGGTGAAGACACGACTGATGAAGAAAATCCAAGAAGAGAGCAACCGCCACAAAGAGATGGAAAGCCGCAAGACGCGCGAAATTGCGCAGCTTCGCAAGGAAACGCGGAAGcataaaaatatgataaaatcACTGCAGGCACAGGGTGCCGCCAAGGATCAGGTACTGAAGCGAAAGACTGAGGAGGTTTTCAACCTACGAAAATCACAGCGCGGAATAATGAGCTTAAAGGCGGCCGGGCGTGTGCAGGGCAACACATCCATTGGCAGTATGCTGCAGGGCACGAAACGCTTCAAGAGTCGCTGGGAAGAGTTGCAGCGTTCGATTATGCGAGCGGCTCGCACACGGCAGGCGGTGCTGGAGCTGGAAATGGAGCTGGAGCGCGTTATGCAAGAGCGTGACGTGCTGTCACGAGATCTGACAAACTTGCGACAGCGAAGGAAGGATAACGCTGAGTCTACACTACAAGATCTCGTGTCGGAGGAGGACACGATAATAGCGAACATGAACTACTTGCACGACACGATCACGGAACTACAAAAGTCGATTATCCAGATAGAGGATGGAAAGGATCTGAACTCGGAGCACTTGATGCTGCAGACTATTATGGAGAACATCGGAACCGTCGAGGAGGCCAAATTTATGCTGCAACGTGTCTGTACCGTTACCATTGGGCATGTGTGCGAGGCCGGCGTGGCACAGTCCAAGCTGCGTGAGCGAGACGCACTACTAACGGAGCTGCAGCGTGATACTAGCGTACAGGAGCAGCTACTGCAGTACATTCTGACGCGGGCTCCTGCAGCTTCCGCGTCGGATGCTAGCTTTAGCTCCGCCCAGTCGGCCAACTCGTACGCGACTCAATCGCAAGCGAatttgttggaaaatggcGAACCACAACCGTCCTCATCACAGCAGTATCGTTTACCCCACGTGGTGGATTCGACGACGCGCAGCCCCtcaccgagcagcagcaacacaaatCTGTGAGTAGCCATGTTTTCATGCTCCGGTTCGTAAATGAACCTTTTCTTGCAGCTTTTATTCCCATCAATAGCGCACATAACACAGGCAAGCTTTTCCACCTGGTTAGTTTGATGAATGTGTAAATGTGTGGTCTTGAGTGTGTTAGATAGTACGTATCAGCACTTTGCCAGTGTGTTTAATGATTCAACGGTCCTGTTTACATCAAAATCTTGTAAATGTATCATAGGGATCATCAACGGTCTTCGACATGCTGGGCTTTCTGATGCGCGTCATATAGATTTCAAACCAGATATTCAGATGCCCATCGTCTTTGAACTTGTATATTAAAAGATCTTACTacgttttctttcttctgtgtCTTCCCAGTTCTCGAAGGTATGCGCAAATGCAACGAAATCGAATGAATATTGGTTATGAAGTTGTCCGACACAAGTCTCAGTCTAATTTGCTACAGAATACTTACTCCTGCAGCGAAATAAGAAAATGACGTCAGAAACACTAAATTTGACTTAGTAGTAGCTTTATGTTTTCGGGCGAATATTCTTCGTAGAACTAATGTTCTGCATTGTAGAATTTACAGTGCacatgtgttttatttgttaataTCCATTCATTGACCTTCCAGCTGTTAAGTTATCCGCGTAGGGTTGTGCTACgtttttaaagtttatttACGTGTGATATGATATGGTTTtatgatgtattttttgtttctttttcccctttttaattttctttccgGGCTCTTCTATTcgctttttctctccttccctgcTGTAAATGCACTTACCCCTCTCCGTTTACCAATATGGTTTTCTTCGACCACGTTACGACGGTTCCCCTTGTTAAATACTTCCCCTGTCCTGAAACCCTTGCATTTTGGGATTGAATGAAAATTAGCGATTCTATCGTCACCTACAGGAACTCCTCGAAACAAAGACGAAACCCATCGGTGGTGCCCTCGGTGGCTACCATTCAGGATTTGCTGTACGGCAGCAGCTCCAGCTACGTCGGTCCTGCCGGTGACGGTGCTGGTGGCGTTGGCATTCCCGATCGGAATCTCAACCACAGCGCCGGCAACGGTGGAACGGGCGCTAGCAATGGAGCCAGCAGTGGCGGCAGTAAGCTTGAGAAAGTGGGTATTTGTATTTATCTCGA
Proteins encoded:
- the LOC120959964 gene encoding kinesin-like protein KIF21B isoform X1; translation: MPDEDKESSVRVAVRIRPQIPRELIDMCRVCTQVTPGEPQVLLGSDKAFTFDYVFDMSTTQVSVYNNCIEKLVDGALQGYNATVLAYGQTGSGKTYTMGTGFERALPEAQEGIIPRAVRHLFEGIAQLQQNPYDEDGTYLGTVTFSVAAQFMELYNEEVIDLLDPYNKGARVFKIFEDATGGISVAGATIKPLAGPQEALNCLQQGALARTTASTQMNEQSSRSHALFTILIRRQRVMTAEQCGNAEGDTETLTSKFHFVDLAGSERLKRTGATGERAREGISINCGLLALGNVISALGDKTIKVSHVPYRDSKLTRLLQDSLGGNSQTIMIACVSPSDRDFMETLNTLKYANRARNIKNKVQINQDQSSRTISLLRREIANLQLEILEYKQGKRSIDADGNIAISDVSLENEMLSQDNKRLQQRVKAMQETINALTEKNAALQAQQTIASLHKASAAGDGGADAASTNNGSSPVGTAGGNDSAMQELIVGYISEIEKLKAKLIESEQMFQQFKKAKSSQSKLGIKTYPFIEDNPETMINMLKHEMEKERETLMSRSLPGLEHESSSMDQNSDSDSDTESDDKAEVLRAEMSDVNSDIELKVRLIEQLEESQQRLQIMRQQYEKQFNLMKEKISNTERERDEVLATIGNGGTGAMNNKGQNSGNETAIKRVKEDYERKLNELRRQLNHFQATNKEHLRLQRNMQAQDAKIKTLRGELAELKQVKTRLMKKIQEESNRHKEMESRKTREIAQLRKETRKHKNMIKSLQAQGAAKDQVLKRKTEEVFNLRKSQRGIMSLKAAGRVQGNTSIGSMLQGTKRFKSRWEELQRSIMRAARTRQAVLELEMELERVMQERDVLSRDLTNLRQRRKDNAESTLQDLVSEEDTIIANMNYLHDTITELQKSIIQIEDGKDLNSEHLMLQTIMENIGTVEEAKFMLQRVCTVTIGHVCEAGVAQSKLRERDALLTELQRDTSVQEQLLQYILTRAPAASASDASFSSAQSANSYATQSQANLLENGEPQPSSSQQYRLPHVVDSTTRSPSPSSSNTNLDSIVTYRNSSKQRRNPSVVPSVATIQDLLYGSSSSYVGPAGDGAGGVGIPDRNLNHSAGNGGTGASNGASSGGSKLEKVGICIYLEDSADDDDTKHPPSLQDRHERSDVMTRSYTILDGAMDAVAAANAGLPIAPPPPVAPVPARTFVPLSRVPSAPGSLKGLQPHQGLSRQNSTASPLLARKSFEASGAPSSPRISRRTFTSKMSPGIEDSNDVPTSPPVYRRGISREDNGDVFSRLGAGTQDPQPGGNIKELNGRYKAGSPLICTHVVEGHTNSVLSIKVSNQMLFTAAADRTVKVWDLRTNSTPHCLTGHLGPVAAVEYDRVNNLLFSASGAFVKVWDLRSSNIRPIITLCSSGTTLPANATLSDLVPGECSITALTMGASGKLYTAASDKVRFWDLRQFSSLGRLSGGHQAAVMCLTAWEGPNNTDLVATGSKDHYVKVFEVNSSGGVVQPLLNLEPPHYDGVQALAVANDAIGVDAELFSGSRDSGIKRWDLRNGELKQSLNNAHKGWVSGMAIYGDILLSSCRGGVVRLWNIKTCDSLAEMKTEQSINDIVTSDNRVFTASNSGEVRIWRFVTTDWDSLNASSSGAGSIGASGNGGAGGGAGGGTGGGAGGGGGTKAKR
- the LOC120959964 gene encoding kinesin-like protein KIF21B isoform X4 — encoded protein: MPDEDKESSVRVAVRIRPQIPRELIDMCRVCTQVTPGEPQVLLGSDKAFTFDYVFDMSTTQVSVYNNCIEKLVDGALQGYNATVLAYGQTGSGKTYTMGTGFERALPEAQEGIIPRAVRHLFEGIAQLQQNPYDEDGTYLGTVTFSVAAQFMELYNEEVIDLLDPYNKGARVFKIFEDATGGISVAGATIKPLAGPQEALNCLQQGALARTTASTQMNEQSSRSHALFTILIRRQRVMTAEQCGNAEGDTETLTSKFHFVDLAGSERLKRTGATGERAREGISINCGLLALGNVISALGDKTIKVSHVPYRDSKLTRLLQDSLGGNSQTIMIACVSPSDRDFMETLNTLKYANRARNIKNKVQINQDQSSRTISLLRREIANLQLEILEYKQGKRSIDADGNIAISDVSLENEMLSQDNKRLQQRVKAMQETINALTEKNAALQAQQTIASLHKASAAGDGGADAASTNNGSSPVGTAGGNDSAMQELIVGYISEIEKLKAKLIESEQMFQQFKKAKSSQSKLGIKTYPFIEDNPETMINMLKHEMEKERETLMSRSLPGLEHESSSMDQNSDSDSDTESDDKAEVLRAEMSDVNSDIELKVRLIEQLEESQQRLQIMRQQYEKQFNLMKEKISNTERERDEVLATIGNGGTGAMNNKGQNSGNETAIKRVKEDYERKLNELRRQLNHFQATNKEHLRLQRNMQAQDAKIKTLRGELAELKQVKTRLMKKIQEESNRHKEMESRKTREIAQLRKETRKHKNMIKSLQAQGAAKDQVLKRKTEEVFNLRKSQRGIMSLKAAGRVQGNTSIGSMLQGTKRFKSRWEELQRSIMRAARTRQAVLELEMELERVMQERDVLSRDLTNLRQRRKDNAESTLQDLVSEEDTIIANMNYLHDTITELQKSIIQIEDGKDLNSEHLMLQTIMENIGTVEEAKFMLQRVCTVTIGHVCEAGVAQSKLRERDALLTELQRDTSVQEQLLQYILTRAPAASASDASFSSAQSANSYATQSQANLLENGEPQPSSSQQYRLPHVVDSTTRSPSPSSSNTNLDSIVTYRNSSKQRRNPSVVPSVATIQDLLYGSSSSYVGPAGDGAGGVGIPDRNLNHSAGNGGTGASNGASSGGSKLEKVGICIYLEDSADDDDTKHPPSLQDRHERSDVMTRSYTILDGAMDAVAAANAGLPIAPPPPVAPVPARTFVPLSRVPSAPGSLKGLQPHQGLSRQNSTASPLLARKSFEASGAPSSPRISRRTFTSKMSPGIEDSNDVPTSPPVYRRGISREDNGDVFSRLGAGTQDPQPGGNIKELNGRYKAGSPLICTHVVEGHTNSVLSIKVSNQMLFTAAADRTVKVWDLRTNSTPHCLTGHLGPVAAVEYDRVNNLLFSASGAFVKVWDLRSSNIRPIITLCSSGTTLPANATLSDLVPGECSITALTMGASGKLYTAASDKVRFWDLRQFSSLGRLSGGHQAAVMCLTAWEGPNNTDLVATGSKDHYVKVFEVNSSGGVVQPLLNLEPPHYDGVQALAVANDAIGVDAELFSGSRDSGIKRWDLRNGELKQSLNNAHKGWVSGMAIYGDILLSSCRGGVVRLWNIKTCDSLAEMKTEQSINDIVTSDNRVFTASNDGKVRLWRVSSAIRRLGPNETSI
- the LOC120959964 gene encoding kinesin-like protein KIF21B isoform X5; protein product: MPDEDKESSVRVAVRIRPQIPRELIDMCRVCTQVTPGEPQVLLGSDKAFTFDYVFDMSTTQVSVYNNCIEKLVDGALQGYNATVLAYGQTGSGKTYTMGTGFERALPEAQEGIIPRAVRHLFEGIAQLQQNPYDEDGTYLGTVTFSVAAQFMELYNEEVIDLLDPYNKGARVFKIFEDATGGISVAGATIKPLAGPQEALNCLQQGALARTTASTQMNEQSSRSHALFTILIRRQRVMTAEQCGNAEGDTETLTSKFHFVDLAGSERLKRTGATGERAREGISINCGLLALGNVISALGDKTIKVSHVPYRDSKLTRLLQDSLGGNSQTIMIACVSPSDRDFMETLNTLKYANRARNIKNKVQINQDQSSRTISLLRREIANLQLEILEYKQGKRSIDADGNIAISDVSLENEMLSQDNKRLQQRVKAMQETINALTEKNAALQAQQTIASLHKASAAGDGGADAASTNNGSSPVGTAGGNDSAMQELIVGYISEIEKLKAKLIESEQMFQQFKKAKSSQSKLGIKTYPFIEDNPETMINMLKHEMEKERETLMSRSLPGLEHESSSMDQNSDSDSDTESDDKAEVLRAEMSDVNSDIELKVRLIEQLEESQQRLQIMRQQYEKQFNLMKEKISNTERERDEVLATIGNGGTGAMNNKGQNSGNETAIKRVKEDYERKLNELRRQLNHFQATNKEHLRLQRNMQAQDAKIKTLRGELAELKQVKTRLMKKIQEESNRHKEMESRKTREIAQLRKETRKHKNMIKSLQAQGAAKDQVLKRKTEEVFNLRKSQRGIMSLKAAGRVQGNTSIGSMLQGTKRFKSRWEELQRSIMRAARTRQAVLELEMELERVMQERDVLSRDLTNLRQRRKDNAESTLQDLVSEEDTIIANMNYLHDTITELQKSIIQIEDGKDLNSEHLMLQTIMENIGTVEEAKFMLQRVCTVTIGHVCEAGVAQSKLRERDALLTELQRDTSVQEQLLQYILTRAPAASASDASFSSAQSANSYATQSQANLLENGEPQPSSSQQYRLPHVVDSTTRSPSPSSSNTNLGLQPHQGLSRQNSTASPLLARKSFEASGAPSSPRISRRTFTSKMSPGIEDSNDVPTSPPVYRRGISREDNGDVFSRLGAGTQDPQPGGNIKELNGRYKAGSPLICTHVVEGHTNSVLSIKVSNQMLFTAAADRTVKVWDLRTNSTPHCLTGHLGPVAAVEYDRVNNLLFSASGAFVKVWDLRSSNIRPIITLCSSGTTLPANATLSDLVPGECSITALTMGASGKLYTAASDKVRFWDLRQFSSLGRLSGGHQAAVMCLTAWEGPNNTDLVATGSKDHYVKVFEVNSSGGVVQPLLNLEPPHYDGVQALAVANDAIGVDAELFSGSRDSGIKRWDLRNGELKQSLNNAHKGWVSGMAIYGDILLSSCRGGVVRLWNIKTCDSLAEMKTEQSINDIVTSDNRVFTASNSGEVRIWRFVTTDWDSLNASSSGAGSIGASGNGGAGGGAGGGTGGGAGGGGGTKAKR
- the LOC120959964 gene encoding kinesin-like protein KIF21B isoform X2, which gives rise to MPDEDKESSVRVAVRIRPQIPRELIDMCRVCTQVTPGEPQVLLGSDKAFTFDYVFDMSTTQVSVYNNCIEKLVDGALQGYNATVLAYGQTGSGKTYTMGTGFERALPEAQEGIIPRAVRHLFEGIAQLQQNPYDEDGTYLGTVTFSVAAQFMELYNEEVIDLLDPYNKGARVFKIFEDATGGISVAGATIKPLAGPQEALNCLQQGALARTTASTQMNEQSSRSHALFTILIRRQRVMTAEQCGNAEGDTETLTSKFHFVDLAGSERLKRTGATGERAREGISINCGLLALGNVISALGDKTIKVSHVPYRDSKLTRLLQDSLGGNSQTIMIACVSPSDRDFMETLNTLKYANRARNIKNKVQINQDQSSRTISLLRREIANLQLEILEYKQGKRSIDADGNIAISDVSLENEMLSQDNKRLQQRVKAMQETINALTEKNAALQAQQTIASLHKASAAGDGGADAASTNNGSSPVGTAGGNDSAMQELIVGYISEIEKLKAKLIESEQMFQQFKKAKSSQSKLGIKTYPFIEDNPETMINMLKHEMEKERETLMSRSLPGLEHESSSMDQNSDSDSDTESDDKAEVLRAEMSDVNSDIELKVRLIEQLEESQQRLQIMRQQYEKQFNLMKEKISNTERERDEVLATIGNGGTGAMNNKGQNSGNETAIKRVKEDYERKLNELRRQLNHFQATNKEHLRLQRNMQAQDAKIKTLRGELAELKQVKTRLMKKIQEESNRHKEMESRKTREIAQLRKETRKHKNMIKSLQAQGAAKDQVLKRKTEEVFNLRKSQRGIMSLKAAGRVQGNTSIGSMLQGTKRFKSRWEELQRSIMRAARTRQAVLELEMELERVMQERDVLSRDLTNLRQRRKDNAESTLQDLVSEEDTIIANMNYLHDTITELQKSIIQIEDGKDLNSEHLMLQTIMENIGTVEEAKFMLQRVCTVTIGHVCEAGVAQSKLRERDALLTELQRDTSVQEQLLQYILTRAPAASASDASFSSAQSANSYATQSQANLLENGEPQPSSSQQYRLPHVVDSTTRSPSPSSSNTNLNSSKQRRNPSVVPSVATIQDLLYGSSSSYVGPAGDGAGGVGIPDRNLNHSAGNGGTGASNGASSGGSKLEKVGICIYLEDSADDDDTKHPPSLQDRHERSDVMTRSYTILDGAMDAVAAANAGLPIAPPPPVAPVPARTFVPLSRVPSAPGSLKGLQPHQGLSRQNSTASPLLARKSFEASGAPSSPRISRRTFTSKMSPGIEDSNDVPTSPPVYRRGISREDNGDVFSRLGAGTQDPQPGGNIKELNGRYKAGSPLICTHVVEGHTNSVLSIKVSNQMLFTAAADRTVKVWDLRTNSTPHCLTGHLGPVAAVEYDRVNNLLFSASGAFVKVWDLRSSNIRPIITLCSSGTTLPANATLSDLVPGECSITALTMGASGKLYTAASDKVRFWDLRQFSSLGRLSGGHQAAVMCLTAWEGPNNTDLVATGSKDHYVKVFEVNSSGGVVQPLLNLEPPHYDGVQALAVANDAIGVDAELFSGSRDSGIKRWDLRNGELKQSLNNAHKGWVSGMAIYGDILLSSCRGGVVRLWNIKTCDSLAEMKTEQSINDIVTSDNRVFTASNSGEVRIWRFVTTDWDSLNASSSGAGSIGASGNGGAGGGAGGGTGGGAGGGGGTKAKR